One window from the genome of Lynx canadensis isolate LIC74 chromosome E3, mLynCan4.pri.v2, whole genome shotgun sequence encodes:
- the LOC115503926 gene encoding translation initiation factor IF-2-like — MAQETFGSLLPTPPPPAERECARHHGVLRACATRPAPQRGRGIPTRHCTLGSRPPGMAVPSRSPRPGLPAAPPCPLSAAPLPRSPAPSGAGARGRPRAAWALVVGHENQGGPSMTSARGPGPRWDRGPGREEAAPAAGTTHGPASPPSYPPRGPPGGREAGSGERLPGTATDLPPSCAEHARDARVGRPRSQKYPGAAGEERHR, encoded by the coding sequence ATGGCCCAGGAGACCTTtggttccctcctccccacccccccaccccctgccgagCGGGAGTGCGCCCGCCACCACGGCGTCCTCCGGGCTTGCGCGACCCGACCGGCGCCGCAGCGCGGCCGGGGCATTCCCACCCGACACTGCACCCTGGGCTCCCGGCCACCCGGCATGGCGGTCCCCTCCCGGTCCCCGCGTCCCGGCCTCCCCGCCGCGCCTCCGTGCCCCCTAAGCGCCGCCCCCCTACCTCGCAGCCCCGCGCCCTCGGGAGCCGGCGCACGCGGCCGGCCGAGGGCAGCGTGGGCACTTGTCGTGGGCCACGAAAATCAAGGAGGTCCCAGCATGACGTCAGCACGGGGGCCGGGACCGAGGTGGGACCGGGGGCCGGGCCGGGAGGAAGCAGCTCCCGCCGCGGGCACCACACACGGACCCGCCTCGCCGCCGTCCTACCCTCCGCGGGGGCCACCAGGGGGGCGGGAGGCTGGCAGCGGCGAAAGACTCCCGGGCACGGCCACCGACCTGCCGCCGAGTTGTGCCGAGCACGCGCGGGACGCCCGCGTGGGACGCCCGCGCTCCCAGAAATAcccgggggcggcgggggaggaGCGGCACAGGTGA